The proteins below are encoded in one region of Paraburkholderia aromaticivorans:
- the dhaL gene encoding dihydroxyacetone kinase subunit DhaL translates to MNGKTVMECIDAAYAALKEHTDEIALLDQQIGDGDHIFNLLRGMEALLAVRADIEAETLGAALELAASKVLSTVGGSSGPLFFSLLSGMSKASVDNPMDIAGFARIYSAGVEAVGQRGKTGVGSKTMMDVLIPVAARFNELAATGSPATRQTVLDTLPRVAEENMLTTRDMLATKGRASFLGERSRGHIDPGARSSQIMIAAVCTHLARNQP, encoded by the coding sequence ATGAACGGCAAAACGGTCATGGAGTGTATCGACGCCGCATACGCAGCGCTGAAGGAGCACACGGACGAAATCGCCTTACTCGACCAGCAGATCGGCGATGGCGATCACATCTTCAATCTGCTGCGCGGCATGGAGGCCTTGCTCGCAGTGCGCGCGGATATCGAAGCCGAAACCTTAGGGGCCGCGTTGGAACTGGCGGCGAGCAAGGTGCTATCGACGGTCGGCGGATCATCCGGGCCGCTGTTCTTTTCGTTGCTCAGCGGGATGTCGAAAGCCTCGGTGGACAATCCGATGGACATTGCGGGTTTTGCGCGTATCTATTCGGCCGGCGTCGAGGCGGTCGGACAGCGGGGCAAGACGGGAGTCGGCAGTAAGACGATGATGGACGTGCTGATTCCGGTCGCCGCGCGCTTTAACGAGCTGGCCGCAACCGGGTCGCCCGCGACGCGGCAGACGGTGCTCGATACGTTGCCACGGGTGGCCGAAGAGAACATGCTCACCACCCGCGACATGCTCGCGACCAAAGGGCGGGCGTCGTTTCTGGGCGAACGCTCGCGTGGTCATATCGATCCCGGTGCGCGTTCCAGTCAGATCATGATTGCAGCGGTGTGCACGCATCTCGCGCGAAACCAACCGTGA
- a CDS encoding ABC transporter ATP-binding protein: MSTIALSHLHKRFGDFIAVRDTSLTIGAGRFVVLLGPSGCGKTTTLRMIAGLELPTSGQILIDGEDVTALRARQRDIAFVFQMFALYPHMTVRNNLAFPLKNEHVSRREIVTRVDAAAHMLRIENILDRKTGGLSGGDRQRVALGRAIVRQPKAFLMDEPLGTLDADFRELMCLELRKLHNALAATTVYVTHDQSEAMAMADDIVVMNQGEVLQAGSPHEIYHFPATVFVGNFIGSPPMNFLPVDGAVMMGQEQVNLHGAAVSVPRCDAAAARVLLGIRPEHIVIDEHGPLRGQVIADEYLGSHQILAVETALGVVRVRASKDDRVAAGTTVGLLFRKERTLLYDAATERLLPGAAATLSANGGGHG, translated from the coding sequence ATGTCCACGATCGCTCTCTCTCACCTCCACAAGCGCTTCGGCGATTTCATCGCGGTGCGTGACACCAGCCTGACGATCGGCGCTGGCCGCTTCGTCGTGCTGCTCGGCCCGTCGGGCTGCGGCAAGACCACGACCCTGCGAATGATCGCCGGGCTGGAGTTGCCGACCTCGGGTCAGATCCTGATCGACGGCGAGGACGTGACGGCGCTGCGCGCAAGGCAACGCGACATTGCCTTCGTGTTCCAGATGTTCGCGCTGTATCCGCACATGACGGTGCGCAATAACCTCGCGTTCCCGTTGAAAAACGAGCATGTATCGCGCCGCGAGATCGTCACCCGTGTCGACGCGGCGGCGCATATGCTGCGCATCGAGAACATTCTCGATCGCAAGACGGGCGGTTTGTCCGGCGGCGACCGGCAGCGCGTGGCGCTCGGCCGCGCGATCGTGCGGCAACCGAAAGCATTCCTGATGGACGAACCGCTCGGCACCCTCGATGCGGACTTTCGTGAACTGATGTGCCTGGAGTTGCGCAAACTGCACAACGCGCTTGCCGCCACCACGGTGTACGTCACACACGATCAGAGTGAGGCGATGGCCATGGCGGACGATATCGTGGTGATGAACCAGGGTGAAGTGTTGCAGGCGGGCTCGCCCCATGAGATCTATCACTTCCCCGCGACTGTGTTCGTCGGCAACTTCATTGGCAGTCCGCCCATGAACTTCTTGCCCGTTGACGGAGCGGTCATGATGGGCCAGGAGCAGGTGAATCTGCATGGCGCGGCGGTGTCCGTGCCCCGTTGCGATGCCGCCGCCGCGCGCGTGTTGCTGGGCATCAGACCGGAGCACATCGTGATCGACGAGCACGGCCCGCTGCGCGGTCAAGTGATCGCCGACGAATATCTCGGCTCGCACCAGATATTGGCGGTTGAAACCGCGCTCGGCGTCGTGCGCGTGCGGGCAAGCAAAGACGATCGTGTTGCCGCGGGCACGACCGTCGGTCTGTTGTTTCGGAAAGAACGCACGCTGCTTTATGACGCCGCTACTGAACGCCTGCTGCCGGGCGCCGCTGCCACGCTTTCTGCCAACGGAGGCGGTCATGGCTGA
- a CDS encoding carbohydrate ABC transporter permease: MLADKPFSPTSLEAGASTRIAKRLSGLSDRAIAWLFILPTILLLLAINIFPLIWALRLSFTNFKSNMPSVPARFVGIDNYVDILTDEDIWYAMQVTARFVFWSVGLEVLLGFSLALLINRQFRGHSFWTTLILLPMMLSPAVVGNFWTFLLQPQTGLFNDIVSFFTGIAPGSFQMIGDVSLAPWTIVMVDTWMWTPYVMLICLAGLRSIPDYIYEAAEVDRATPWRQFWSITLPMTMPFLMLAVLFRGIENFKMFDMVNLLTSGGPGSVTETVSITLKRAAFEKWQTGYSSALAIILFVTVFGAASIYVKALNRMKQR; this comes from the coding sequence ATGTTGGCAGACAAACCCTTTTCTCCCACGAGTCTCGAAGCGGGTGCGTCAACGCGCATCGCAAAGCGGCTCAGCGGACTGTCGGATCGGGCCATCGCGTGGCTGTTCATTCTTCCGACCATTCTGCTGCTGCTCGCGATCAACATTTTCCCGTTGATCTGGGCGCTTCGACTGTCGTTCACCAACTTCAAGTCGAACATGCCGAGCGTGCCGGCGCGTTTTGTCGGCATCGACAATTATGTCGACATCCTGACCGACGAAGATATCTGGTACGCGATGCAAGTGACCGCGCGTTTCGTGTTCTGGTCGGTCGGGCTGGAGGTGTTGCTGGGCTTCAGTCTTGCATTGCTGATCAACCGGCAGTTCCGCGGACATAGCTTCTGGACCACGCTCATCCTGCTGCCGATGATGCTGTCGCCCGCCGTGGTCGGCAACTTCTGGACGTTCCTGCTGCAACCGCAGACGGGGCTTTTCAACGATATCGTCAGCTTCTTCACCGGCATCGCGCCGGGGTCGTTCCAGATGATCGGCGACGTATCGCTCGCGCCGTGGACCATTGTGATGGTCGATACGTGGATGTGGACACCGTACGTCATGCTCATCTGCCTCGCGGGCCTGCGTTCAATCCCCGACTATATCTACGAAGCAGCGGAAGTGGACCGCGCGACGCCGTGGCGTCAGTTCTGGTCGATCACGTTGCCTATGACCATGCCGTTCCTGATGCTGGCAGTCCTGTTTCGCGGCATCGAAAACTTCAAGATGTTCGATATGGTGAACCTGCTCACATCGGGCGGCCCGGGGTCGGTGACGGAGACCGTATCGATCACGCTCAAGCGTGCCGCATTCGAGAAATGGCAGACCGGTTACTCGTCGGCGCTCGCGATCATCCTGTTCGTGACGGTCTTCGGCGCGGCGAGTATCTACGTGAAGGCGCTCAACCGGATGAAACAGCGATGA
- a CDS encoding alpha/beta hydrolase: protein MALFSVRTLGFPEVRRDDRLCPLPLRKGLALLVYLAEAKGSVARDAVATMLWPEGGEEVVRARLRRLLHRLQHTLGDDVLTTDRSTARWSAAIDLQVDSQLFEQACDRGDFERACRHYPGDFLEGFSPGDCPQFDEWAFFRREALRGRAIQALERVVHHKNAAGDYAAAAAHAGRLVELDPLSEVYGRHLIRNLLLAGDRTTAQRQFEALTQRLRDELDVVPESETRMLLDAGAALPFEDPPSTRYVSGGGVHLAYQTYGAGRIDVLVLPGFVSHVERVWEEPRCRAFLSSLAEMGRLILLDRRGVGLSDRVGFNPSVDATAQDIGTVLDAAGSRRVVLFGASEGGPACIRFAVDHPNRVAGLILFASLAKGTATHDYPHALHASQYDMWLQQLIAVWGGPAGIETFAPSLSRDPQARAWWAGLLRAASSPGAIKGVLEALRDMDVRHLLGRISVPTLVLHRHDDRAVRIGAGRHLASHIAQARFVELDGADHWAFAGDQQPVLDNIKQFVGSLAG from the coding sequence ATGGCTCTGTTCAGCGTGCGGACGCTTGGATTTCCGGAGGTCCGTCGGGACGACCGGCTGTGCCCGTTGCCCTTGCGCAAGGGCCTGGCCCTGCTGGTCTACCTGGCCGAAGCGAAGGGCTCAGTCGCGCGCGATGCCGTCGCTACGATGTTGTGGCCGGAAGGCGGTGAAGAGGTTGTACGGGCGCGGCTGCGGCGTCTGTTGCATCGCCTCCAGCACACGCTCGGCGACGACGTTCTCACCACAGACCGGTCAACCGCTCGATGGTCGGCCGCGATTGATCTGCAAGTGGATTCCCAGCTGTTCGAGCAAGCCTGCGACCGCGGCGATTTCGAGCGGGCGTGCCGCCATTATCCCGGCGACTTTCTCGAAGGTTTTTCGCCCGGCGACTGCCCGCAGTTCGACGAGTGGGCTTTTTTTCGCCGGGAGGCCTTGCGAGGCCGGGCGATCCAGGCGCTAGAGCGAGTGGTGCACCACAAGAACGCAGCCGGCGACTACGCGGCCGCGGCCGCGCATGCCGGCCGTCTTGTCGAGCTCGATCCGCTCAGCGAAGTGTACGGCCGGCACCTCATCCGCAACCTTCTGCTCGCTGGAGACCGGACCACGGCCCAGCGGCAGTTCGAGGCCCTGACACAGCGACTTCGCGACGAGCTCGATGTGGTGCCCGAATCCGAGACCCGCATGCTGCTCGACGCCGGCGCGGCGTTGCCCTTCGAGGATCCGCCGTCGACGCGCTACGTCAGCGGTGGCGGCGTCCATCTCGCCTACCAGACGTACGGCGCCGGCCGCATTGATGTGCTGGTGCTGCCCGGTTTCGTGTCTCACGTCGAACGGGTGTGGGAGGAGCCTCGCTGCCGGGCGTTCCTGTCTTCCCTTGCCGAGATGGGCCGTCTCATCCTGCTCGATCGTCGCGGCGTCGGGCTTTCCGACCGGGTCGGGTTCAATCCCAGCGTCGACGCGACCGCGCAGGACATCGGCACCGTGCTGGACGCCGCCGGCAGCCGGAGGGTCGTGTTGTTCGGCGCGTCAGAGGGCGGACCCGCATGCATCAGGTTTGCCGTTGATCACCCCAATCGCGTCGCCGGCCTCATTCTGTTCGCCTCGTTGGCGAAGGGAACCGCAACGCACGACTATCCCCACGCACTTCACGCCAGTCAGTACGACATGTGGCTGCAGCAGCTCATCGCGGTCTGGGGCGGCCCTGCAGGCATTGAAACATTCGCGCCGAGCCTGTCCCGCGATCCTCAGGCGAGAGCCTGGTGGGCAGGCTTGCTTCGGGCCGCGTCGAGCCCGGGCGCCATCAAGGGCGTGCTCGAGGCGTTGCGCGACATGGATGTGCGACATCTCCTGGGCCGAATTTCCGTGCCGACCCTCGTGCTGCATCGTCACGACGACCGCGCCGTTCGCATCGGCGCGGGCCGGCATCTCGCCAGCCACATCGCGCAGGCGCGATTCGTCGAGCTCGACGGCGCCGATCACTGGGCCTTCGCGGGCGATCAGCAACCCGTCCTGGACAACATCAAGCAATTTGTCGGCAGTCTCGCTGGGTAA
- a CDS encoding SH3-like domain-containing protein, translating to MKLQHHLGGIENLGPVSTGTRVFVEPWEKRIFRRRLQINPAEYRERFRSSNASSRTGVSTVPAETHPADSASRALNTSLKARTLAEA from the coding sequence GTGAAACTACAGCATCACCTTGGCGGCATTGAAAATCTCGGACCTGTCAGCACGGGAACACGCGTGTTCGTCGAACCGTGGGAAAAGCGCATCTTCCGGCGCCGACTACAGATCAATCCCGCGGAGTATCGCGAACGTTTCAGGTCGAGCAATGCATCATCCAGAACAGGTGTGAGCACGGTCCCCGCTGAAACGCATCCGGCCGATAGCGCGAGCCGCGCTCTGAATACGTCGCTCAAGGCCCGCACTTTGGCTGAGGCATGA
- a CDS encoding FAD-dependent oxidoreductase, translating into MKNLGEHAIVIGASMGGLLAARVLSDFFTTVTVLERDAFPAADMPRKGVPQGRHTHGLLARGSAILDEFLPGYNDEVVAQSGGLIGDVANDVIWIGRNVRLANGTSELTGLLASRPVLEGHLRRRLLGLTNVRVVENCAVRGLATDPARRCVTGVRTCVECRPEETINADLVVDATGRGSSSAAWLEALGYLPPAKEEVEIGICYMTRTYRRRATDLDGKQGIVVAGSAPNWRNGVMLAQESDSWIVSAGGFLGDDAPDDDPGFLAYLATLPTMEIHDVVARAEPLTDYRRYRYVSNLRRRYEKLARFPKNYLVFGDAICSFNPVYGQGMTVAAEEALTLQRCLRAGSNDLARRFFKAAAKIVDIPWDIAVGNDLRHPQVKGARPPMLRFINWYIGKLHRAATRDSTLAIAFLKVVNLMMPPSSLLGPAIAWRVWQGNRRPELSVLSPAIEAARRNRASS; encoded by the coding sequence ATGAAGAACCTGGGCGAACATGCGATCGTGATCGGCGCCAGCATGGGTGGGCTCCTGGCCGCCCGCGTATTGTCGGATTTCTTCACCACCGTCACCGTGCTCGAACGCGATGCGTTTCCGGCAGCTGACATGCCGCGCAAGGGCGTGCCACAGGGTCGTCATACCCATGGGCTTCTTGCGCGCGGCAGCGCGATACTCGACGAATTCTTGCCCGGATATAACGACGAGGTTGTCGCGCAAAGCGGCGGCTTGATCGGTGATGTAGCCAACGATGTGATCTGGATAGGTCGCAACGTCAGGCTTGCCAACGGCACGAGCGAGCTGACCGGTCTGCTCGCGAGCCGTCCCGTGCTCGAAGGTCATCTACGCCGGCGGCTGCTGGGATTGACGAACGTGCGCGTCGTGGAAAATTGCGCTGTGCGGGGGCTTGCCACCGACCCCGCTCGCAGATGCGTGACCGGTGTGCGCACATGTGTCGAGTGCAGGCCGGAAGAGACCATCAACGCGGACCTTGTCGTCGATGCGACTGGCCGTGGCTCATCCAGTGCGGCGTGGCTCGAAGCGCTCGGCTACCTACCTCCCGCCAAAGAGGAGGTCGAGATCGGCATCTGCTACATGACCCGTACCTATCGACGTCGAGCGACCGATCTCGACGGTAAGCAGGGTATCGTTGTCGCCGGGAGTGCGCCGAACTGGCGCAACGGCGTCATGCTCGCGCAGGAAAGCGACAGCTGGATCGTCAGTGCCGGCGGTTTTCTTGGCGACGACGCCCCCGACGACGACCCGGGCTTTCTCGCCTATCTGGCGACGCTTCCGACCATGGAGATTCACGACGTTGTCGCACGAGCGGAGCCGCTCACCGACTACAGGCGCTACCGCTACGTCTCCAACCTGCGTCGGCGGTACGAGAAGCTCGCACGCTTCCCCAAAAATTATCTGGTTTTCGGTGACGCCATCTGCAGCTTCAACCCTGTCTACGGGCAGGGTATGACGGTCGCGGCAGAGGAAGCGCTGACGCTGCAGCGGTGCCTGCGCGCGGGTTCGAACGATCTTGCGCGTCGATTCTTCAAGGCGGCCGCGAAGATCGTCGATATTCCGTGGGACATTGCGGTTGGCAACGACCTCCGCCATCCACAGGTCAAGGGCGCGCGCCCGCCGATGCTGCGTTTCATCAACTGGTACATAGGCAAGCTTCACCGCGCCGCGACACGCGACAGCACGCTGGCGATTGCGTTTCTAAAGGTTGTCAACCTGATGATGCCGCCGTCGTCGCTGCTCGGCCCCGCAATCGCCTGGCGGGTCTGGCAGGGCAACAGGAGGCCCGAGCTATCGGTTCTCTCGCCTGCAATCGAAGCAGCGAGGCGGAATAGGGCGTCGTCTTGA
- a CDS encoding CobW family GTP-binding protein, whose translation MRLGKIPVTVITGFLGAGKTTLVNHILDATRPMPIGIIVNEFGEVGIDGQLIVANEEAVVEINKTDAATPAQRAALADIIATLNPTAKLEFTAHSVIDVNALLGVRSFSLDNLLSIEPDLLQDGAHDHEHDNSIASCAFVVQGDVYAERFNRWANQLVQTHGQQLLRMKGVLNMRGEARRLYFHSVHMLMDTRFGKAWARDETRS comes from the coding sequence ATGCGACTCGGCAAAATCCCCGTGACGGTCATTACCGGCTTTCTCGGCGCAGGCAAGACCACGCTCGTCAATCACATTCTCGACGCAACCCGGCCGATGCCGATCGGCATCATCGTCAATGAATTCGGCGAGGTGGGCATCGACGGCCAATTGATCGTGGCCAACGAAGAAGCCGTGGTCGAGATCAACAAGACTGATGCCGCTACGCCCGCTCAACGCGCAGCGCTGGCCGACATCATTGCCACGCTGAATCCGACCGCGAAGCTCGAATTCACGGCTCACAGCGTGATCGACGTCAACGCGCTGCTCGGCGTGCGCAGCTTTTCGCTCGACAACCTGCTCTCGATCGAACCCGATCTTCTGCAAGACGGCGCGCACGATCACGAACACGACAACTCGATCGCGTCTTGCGCGTTCGTCGTGCAGGGCGACGTGTACGCCGAGCGCTTCAACCGCTGGGCCAATCAGCTCGTGCAAACGCATGGACAGCAACTGCTGCGCATGAAGGGCGTGCTCAACATGCGTGGCGAGGCACGGCGGCTCTATTTTCACAGCGTGCACATGTTGATGGACACGCGCTTTGGCAAAGCCTGGGCGCGCGACGAAACGCGCAGCTAA
- the dhaK gene encoding dihydroxyacetone kinase subunit DhaK encodes MKKFINHVDDFLAESLAGFAAAHSDLVVVNTEPVFVRRKTLKPGKVALISGGGSGHEPLHSGFVGYGMLDAACPGQIFTSPTPDQMMAAAGAVDTGAGVLFIVKNYSGDLMNFEMASEMTEVPNAMVLINDDVAVENSSYTTGRRGVAGAVIVEKLVGSMAEGGADLEQCKAFGDRINKRTASMGVAFTSCTVPAAGTLTFKIGDDEIEVGVGIHGEPGRRRAKFAGADAIAGELLKAIVDDLKPQAGTELLVLINGLGGTPLGELYLLFNSTRAWLQQRDLKVGRAQVGALTTSLEMAGASITLCVLDDEMARHWDSPVHTPSLRWGM; translated from the coding sequence ATGAAAAAATTCATCAACCATGTCGACGATTTCCTCGCCGAAAGCCTGGCGGGATTTGCCGCTGCACATAGCGATCTGGTCGTGGTCAACACCGAACCTGTGTTCGTGAGGCGCAAGACACTCAAGCCTGGCAAGGTGGCTCTGATATCGGGAGGCGGCTCGGGACATGAGCCCCTGCATTCGGGCTTTGTCGGCTATGGGATGCTCGACGCGGCCTGCCCGGGCCAGATCTTCACGTCGCCCACACCGGACCAGATGATGGCCGCTGCCGGCGCCGTCGATACCGGGGCCGGCGTGCTGTTCATCGTGAAAAATTACTCTGGTGATCTGATGAATTTCGAAATGGCGTCGGAAATGACGGAGGTCCCGAACGCGATGGTGCTGATCAACGACGATGTGGCCGTGGAAAACTCGAGTTATACCACCGGACGGCGCGGGGTCGCGGGTGCGGTGATCGTGGAGAAGCTGGTCGGCAGCATGGCGGAAGGCGGCGCAGACCTTGAACAATGCAAGGCATTTGGCGACCGGATCAACAAGCGCACTGCGTCGATGGGCGTGGCTTTCACCAGTTGCACAGTGCCGGCGGCCGGCACCCTGACGTTCAAGATCGGCGACGACGAGATCGAAGTCGGCGTCGGCATTCATGGCGAACCGGGCCGGCGCCGGGCGAAGTTTGCGGGGGCCGATGCGATTGCCGGAGAGCTGCTCAAAGCGATCGTTGATGACCTCAAGCCCCAAGCCGGAACTGAATTGCTGGTGCTCATCAACGGCCTTGGCGGAACACCGCTTGGCGAACTTTACCTGCTCTTCAACTCAACGCGCGCGTGGCTCCAGCAACGCGACCTGAAGGTCGGCCGGGCACAGGTGGGTGCACTGACGACTTCGCTCGAGATGGCGGGCGCGTCGATTACGTTATGTGTGCTGGACGACGAAATGGCACGCCACTGGGACAGCCCGGTCCATACGCCGTCGTTGCGGTGGGGGATGTAG
- a CDS encoding carbohydrate ABC transporter permease has translation MRPTTTQYSVVAASPRGKRFAAAVVIAYALVATLPMVWIFLTSFKTQEDAIAYPPVVLFQPSLEGYVNLFTIRSRQTPEFIASLPPARTWYEREVRTRNLVIAGPSKVLPRFVNSLVIGFGSTFLAVFLGTLAAYAFSRFKVPLADDLLFFILATRMMPPIAVAIPIYLMYRALGLSDSYVGMIVLYTAVNVSLAVWLLKGFMDEIPREYEEAALVDGYTRLQAFVKVVLPQAMTGIAATAIFCLIFAWNEYAFASLLTSGDAQTMPPFIPFIIGEGGQDWPAVAAATTLFVLPILFFTVLLRKHLLRGITFGAVRK, from the coding sequence ATGAGACCGACTACGACCCAATATTCGGTGGTGGCGGCGTCGCCGCGCGGCAAACGGTTTGCGGCCGCGGTCGTCATCGCGTATGCGCTTGTCGCCACGTTGCCGATGGTCTGGATCTTTCTGACGAGCTTCAAGACGCAGGAAGATGCGATCGCCTATCCTCCCGTTGTGTTGTTTCAGCCTTCGCTGGAAGGCTATGTGAACCTGTTCACGATCCGCTCGCGGCAGACACCGGAGTTTATTGCGAGTTTGCCGCCTGCGCGCACCTGGTATGAGCGCGAGGTACGCACGCGCAATCTGGTGATCGCCGGGCCATCCAAGGTCTTGCCGCGCTTCGTGAATTCGCTCGTGATCGGTTTCGGCTCGACATTTCTGGCCGTGTTTCTCGGCACGCTCGCAGCCTACGCGTTCTCGCGCTTCAAGGTGCCGCTGGCCGACGACCTGCTGTTCTTCATTCTGGCGACACGGATGATGCCGCCTATCGCGGTCGCCATTCCGATCTACCTGATGTACCGCGCGCTAGGGTTGAGCGACAGCTATGTCGGCATGATCGTGCTGTACACGGCGGTCAATGTATCGTTGGCGGTATGGCTGCTCAAGGGATTCATGGATGAGATCCCGCGCGAGTACGAAGAGGCTGCGTTGGTGGACGGTTACACGCGCTTGCAGGCCTTTGTGAAGGTGGTGTTGCCGCAGGCAATGACCGGCATCGCCGCCACGGCGATCTTCTGCCTGATCTTCGCGTGGAACGAGTACGCGTTCGCCTCGCTGCTGACGAGCGGCGATGCGCAGACGATGCCGCCTTTCATCCCGTTCATCATCGGTGAGGGTGGCCAGGACTGGCCCGCTGTGGCAGCAGCGACGACGCTATTTGTGCTGCCGATCCTCTTCTTCACCGTCTTGCTTCGCAAGCATCTGTTGCGCGGCATCACCTTTGGAGCCGTGCGCAAATGA
- a CDS encoding ABC transporter ATP-binding protein encodes MAEIQLRNVSKRFGNIVAVDDLSIDVKDGEFVVLLGPSGAGKTTTLRLIAGLERPDAGDVLIDGVVATSVHPSDRDVAFIFQQYSLYPHLTVFGNLAFPLRSPRRRSGEEQVRARVHAVAQMLHMEAKLDNMATHLSGGEMQRVAIGRALVREPKVFLMDEPLSSLDAKLREELRTELKRLHRTIGATILYVTHDQVEATTLADRIGILEHGRLVQLGTPREVYGNPVSLSAAQRLGSPPINLLPPGLFDSVAVPSGTATVAIRPEDVVLRDGEARDAPGSHHALDLKVLEYSPLRHLLILERAGTAVVATTMAERNFSPGQSVGVSLPTRSLLYFRADGRRIPT; translated from the coding sequence ATGGCTGAAATCCAGCTACGCAATGTATCGAAGCGCTTCGGCAACATTGTTGCCGTGGACGACCTGTCGATCGACGTGAAAGACGGCGAATTCGTCGTGCTGCTCGGGCCGAGCGGCGCGGGAAAGACCACGACGCTGCGCTTGATCGCGGGACTCGAACGTCCCGATGCCGGCGACGTGCTAATCGACGGCGTGGTCGCCACCAGCGTGCATCCTTCCGATCGCGATGTCGCGTTTATCTTTCAGCAATACTCGCTGTATCCGCATCTGACTGTGTTCGGCAATCTTGCGTTTCCGCTGCGTTCGCCACGTCGTCGCAGCGGCGAGGAACAGGTCCGCGCGCGCGTGCACGCGGTCGCGCAGATGCTGCATATGGAAGCGAAGCTCGACAACATGGCAACACATTTGTCAGGGGGCGAGATGCAGCGCGTCGCGATAGGGCGTGCGCTCGTGCGGGAGCCGAAAGTGTTTCTGATGGACGAACCGCTGTCGTCGCTCGATGCAAAACTGCGCGAGGAATTGCGTACCGAGCTGAAGCGGCTACATCGTACGATTGGCGCGACCATTCTCTACGTCACGCATGATCAGGTGGAAGCCACCACACTGGCCGACCGCATCGGCATTCTTGAACACGGCCGTCTGGTGCAGCTCGGCACGCCGCGCGAGGTCTACGGTAATCCGGTTTCATTGAGCGCGGCGCAGCGGCTCGGCTCGCCGCCGATCAACCTGCTGCCGCCAGGCCTGTTCGATTCGGTAGCCGTGCCGTCTGGTACCGCGACCGTGGCGATTCGTCCTGAAGACGTGGTGCTGCGCGATGGCGAAGCGCGTGATGCACCCGGCAGCCATCATGCACTCGACCTGAAGGTGCTCGAATACTCACCGTTGCGTCATCTTCTGATTCTGGAGCGCGCTGGAACCGCGGTTGTGGCGACCACGATGGCCGAGCGCAATTTCAGCCCGGGGCAGTCGGTGGGCGTGTCGCTGCCCACACGCAGTCTCTTATATTTCCGTGCAGACGGCAGGAGGATCCCGACATGA